One window of the Kallotenue papyrolyticum genome contains the following:
- a CDS encoding ABC transporter substrate-binding protein: MTVSAQQQATWVRNFNPFVGDNRFPTVNGVYEPLMIYNTIKGELVPWLATGYEWGDGNRKLTFKLRDDVQWSDGQPFTARDVVFTFNLFKEHTGLQGPGGQAMTGETAYIESVTAPDDTTVEFTFAQAFTPGLYDIANQNIVPEHIWKDVADPLKFTNENPVGTGPFTEVAVFQNQVYEVHRNPNYWQPGKPAVQGLRFPAYPGNDQANLATINGENDWAGNFIPDIEQTFVAKDPEHFGYWFPSTGATVMLYLNTTRAPFDNVDVRKAISMALNRDQIVEVAMYGYTHPADATGLSDAYPNYKSERVVQAGSELVTRNIERANQLLDAAGLTRGAGGIRQLPDGTPLRYDLNVVSGWTDWVSACQIMAQNLREVGIEATVRTYDFSAWFERVQKGDFDMSIGWSSGGATPFNYYRSQMSQRSFRPVGEAAGENWHRYVSQRADELLNQFAATSDLAEQQQIAEQLQQTFVDELPAVPLFPGPMWYEYNTRRFEGFPNEENPYAVGSPFGMGTPEQLILMTTVKPK; this comes from the coding sequence ATGACCGTCTCAGCACAGCAACAGGCCACCTGGGTCCGCAACTTCAACCCCTTTGTCGGCGATAACCGCTTCCCCACCGTCAACGGCGTTTACGAACCCTTGATGATCTACAACACAATCAAGGGCGAGCTGGTTCCATGGCTGGCGACTGGCTATGAGTGGGGCGATGGGAATCGCAAACTGACCTTCAAACTGCGCGATGATGTGCAGTGGTCGGATGGTCAGCCCTTCACCGCTCGCGACGTTGTCTTCACCTTCAACCTGTTCAAGGAGCACACCGGCCTGCAGGGACCGGGCGGGCAGGCGATGACCGGCGAAACCGCATACATCGAGTCGGTGACAGCGCCGGACGATACGACCGTGGAGTTTACCTTTGCTCAGGCGTTTACGCCCGGCCTCTACGACATCGCCAATCAGAACATCGTGCCCGAGCACATCTGGAAGGACGTTGCCGATCCGCTCAAGTTCACCAACGAGAACCCGGTTGGGACCGGTCCTTTCACGGAAGTGGCGGTCTTCCAAAACCAGGTCTATGAGGTGCACCGCAACCCCAACTACTGGCAGCCGGGCAAGCCCGCGGTGCAGGGCCTGCGCTTCCCGGCCTATCCCGGCAACGACCAGGCCAATCTGGCAACCATCAACGGCGAGAACGACTGGGCCGGCAACTTCATTCCCGACATCGAGCAGACGTTTGTCGCCAAGGATCCAGAGCACTTCGGCTATTGGTTCCCCTCCACCGGCGCGACCGTGATGCTCTATCTCAATACAACGCGCGCGCCCTTTGACAATGTCGATGTACGCAAGGCGATCAGCATGGCGCTCAACCGCGATCAGATCGTGGAAGTAGCGATGTATGGTTATACCCATCCGGCGGACGCTACCGGTCTAAGCGATGCCTATCCCAACTACAAGAGTGAACGCGTTGTCCAAGCTGGCAGCGAGCTGGTGACTCGCAACATCGAGCGTGCCAACCAGTTGCTCGACGCGGCGGGTCTGACGCGCGGCGCGGGTGGAATTCGTCAGTTGCCGGACGGCACGCCGCTGCGCTACGATCTCAATGTTGTTTCGGGCTGGACCGACTGGGTCTCCGCCTGTCAGATCATGGCGCAAAACCTGCGCGAAGTCGGGATTGAAGCCACCGTGCGCACCTATGACTTCAGCGCCTGGTTCGAGCGCGTGCAGAAGGGCGATTTCGACATGTCGATCGGTTGGAGCAGCGGCGGCGCAACGCCGTTCAACTACTACCGCAGCCAGATGTCGCAGCGCAGCTTCCGTCCGGTCGGCGAGGCTGCCGGTGAGAACTGGCATCGCTACGTCAGCCAGCGCGCGGATGAGTTGCTCAACCAGTTCGCGGCCACGTCCGATCTGGCGGAGCAGCAACAGATCGCCGAACAGCTGCAGCAGACCTTTGTGGACGAACTGCCGGCCGTGCCGCTGTTCCCGGGCCCGATGTGGTACGAATACAACACGCGGCGGTTCGAGGGCTTCCCCAACGAAGAGAACCCGTATGCTGTCGGCTCGCCCTTCGGCATGGGCACGCCTGAGCAGCTAATCCTGATGACTACCGTCAAGCCCAAATAG
- a CDS encoding ABC transporter permease has protein sequence MGFLLRRIGFYVLAAWASLTLNFFLPRAMPGDPASAIFARFQGRLQPEQLQALREAFGFTEGPLFQQYATYLTHALRGDFGISISAFPAPVTTVIATGLQWTLLLGGLATVLSFTLGSLLGVIGAWRRGGLVDSIMPPLLIFIGAFPYFFLAMLALYFFSFYLGWFPLRHAYSSELRPEVSLAFVGSVLYHLVLPASTVVLVSIGGWVLGMRNTMISVLSEDYIVMAEAKGLPERRIMFRYAARNALLPNVTSFGMALGFVISGLLLTEIVFSYPGVGYLLIKAVANLDYPLMQGLFLMITFSVLAANLVVDLLYVRLDPRVRVR, from the coding sequence ATGGGATTTCTTCTGCGGCGGATCGGCTTCTATGTGCTTGCTGCGTGGGCGTCGCTGACCCTGAACTTTTTTCTGCCGCGCGCCATGCCAGGCGATCCCGCATCGGCGATCTTCGCGCGTTTCCAGGGACGGCTCCAGCCGGAACAATTGCAGGCCCTGCGTGAAGCCTTTGGCTTTACCGAGGGTCCGCTGTTCCAACAGTATGCTACCTATCTGACCCATGCTCTGCGCGGTGACTTCGGGATCTCGATCTCGGCCTTTCCTGCGCCGGTGACTACGGTCATCGCTACCGGTCTGCAGTGGACGCTGTTGCTGGGTGGACTGGCCACCGTGCTGAGCTTCACGCTGGGGAGCCTGCTGGGCGTGATCGGCGCCTGGCGGCGCGGTGGTCTGGTGGATTCGATCATGCCTCCGCTGCTGATTTTTATTGGCGCCTTTCCCTATTTCTTTCTGGCGATGTTGGCGCTGTACTTCTTCAGTTTTTACCTGGGCTGGTTTCCGCTACGCCACGCCTACAGCTCCGAGCTGCGCCCCGAGGTGAGCCTGGCCTTTGTCGGTAGCGTGCTCTACCACCTGGTCTTGCCGGCTTCGACAGTTGTGCTGGTGTCGATCGGCGGCTGGGTGCTGGGCATGCGCAATACGATGATCAGCGTGCTATCCGAGGACTATATCGTCATGGCCGAGGCCAAAGGGTTGCCGGAGCGGCGCATCATGTTTCGCTATGCCGCTCGTAATGCCCTTTTACCGAACGTTACCTCGTTCGGCATGGCGCTAGGCTTTGTGATCAGCGGCCTGCTGCTGACCGAGATCGTTTTTTCCTACCCTGGGGTTGGCTACCTGTTGATCAAGGCTGTCGCCAATCTCGACTATCCATTGATGCAGGGCCTCTTTCTGATGATTACGTTTTCGGTGCTGGCGGCCAACCTGGTTGTTGACCTGTTGTATGTCCGCCTTGATCCTCGTGTGCGGGTGCGCTAG
- a CDS encoding ABC transporter permease — protein MDLQQPRSIDVEMTPAGQVAPLPEQAAGPRRRRRWWDGLLHNRKAAVGALILLLFMAMAILAPWLAPGNPGDFVARPHRPPSREHWLGTTGQGQDVFAQIVHGARVSLGIGFATGLLVTLIGAAIGMTAGYFGGRVDDVLSLLINVFLIIPSLPLLVTLASYLQPGPLAIMFVLAFTGWAWPARVLRSQTLSLREKDFVSAALVSGESSPRIIFGEILPNMTSIVVASFFGSTIYAIGAEAALEFLGLGNVSTVSWGTILFWAQNNAGLLTGAWWTFVPAGLCIALVAFAFAMINFAVDEVTNPRLRAEKEIRSVLDQRDFRPGRPTPVLRASGAPAAGRARPAR, from the coding sequence ATGGACCTGCAGCAACCTCGGTCGATCGATGTAGAGATGACGCCTGCCGGGCAGGTCGCGCCCCTGCCGGAGCAGGCAGCCGGCCCGCGCCGACGGCGGCGCTGGTGGGATGGCCTGCTGCATAATCGCAAAGCGGCTGTGGGCGCGCTCATTCTGCTGTTGTTCATGGCGATGGCGATCTTGGCGCCCTGGCTCGCGCCCGGAAATCCCGGCGATTTCGTTGCGCGACCACACCGTCCGCCATCGCGCGAGCACTGGCTGGGGACCACCGGTCAGGGGCAGGATGTCTTCGCGCAGATTGTGCACGGCGCGCGCGTGTCGTTGGGGATCGGCTTTGCTACCGGCCTGTTGGTGACGTTGATCGGCGCGGCGATCGGCATGACCGCCGGCTACTTCGGCGGACGCGTGGATGATGTCCTTTCACTGCTGATCAACGTCTTCCTGATTATTCCCAGCCTGCCGCTGCTGGTGACGCTGGCCTCCTACCTGCAACCGGGCCCGTTGGCGATCATGTTCGTGCTGGCCTTTACCGGCTGGGCCTGGCCGGCGCGCGTCTTGCGCTCGCAGACGCTCTCGCTGCGCGAGAAGGATTTTGTATCGGCCGCGCTGGTGAGTGGTGAGAGCAGTCCACGCATCATCTTCGGCGAGATTTTGCCGAACATGACCTCGATCGTGGTGGCCAGCTTCTTTGGTTCGACGATCTACGCCATCGGCGCGGAAGCGGCGCTGGAGTTTCTGGGCCTGGGCAATGTCAGCACCGTCAGTTGGGGCACGATCCTGTTCTGGGCCCAGAACAACGCCGGCCTGCTGACGGGCGCCTGGTGGACCTTTGTGCCGGCCGGTCTGTGTATCGCGCTGGTAGCCTTTGCCTTTGCCATGATCAACTTCGCCGTGGATGAAGTGACCAACCCGCGGCTGCGCGCTGAAAAGGAGATCAGGAGT